Proteins encoded in a region of the Drosophila gunungcola strain Sukarami chromosome 3L unlocalized genomic scaffold, Dgunungcola_SK_2 000005F, whole genome shotgun sequence genome:
- the LOC128259102 gene encoding uncharacterized protein LOC128259102 isoform X2, producing the protein MWSAVTNPSQFGLASTAEMFLQFPVLVLLLLGHHQIRASRESFVRASDLAQFLDRIGRVHRLPGITIVNSMGSISPSYLDELHRGLMCNSSNHFYLMPQMTATEEDSSTVRFSRLQNEETLYLVFARDSRDAVIQLQAHRARGRRYSKTIFLLRRHQSNRDVKYFFRLLWQLQFRSALVVVSAQKFYQMDPYPTIRVIRMRRLSAYDPYHLFPLPSRRNFRGYRIRLPVQQDVPNTFWYQNQRTKAFELDGLGGVLISQLMKHINVTLDVFSFAVNGSILMNMTALMDLIVQGKAELSPHLHDTLRANNLVDYSYPAQISPRCFMIPLDNEISRSLLSLCAV; encoded by the exons ATGTGGAGTGCAGTAACAAATCCCAGTCAGTTTGGCTTGGCTTCAACCGCGGAAATGTTTCTGCAGTTCCCTGTGCTTGTGCTGCTCCTGTTGGGCCACCACCAAATCAGGGCCAGCAGGGAAAGCTTTGTGCGAGCCTCTGACCTGGCTCAGTTTCTGGACCGGATTGGCCGCGTTCACCGCCTGCCTGGCATTACCATAGTCAACAGCATGGGATCGATAAGTCCCAGCTATCTGGATGAACTGCATCGCGGACTGAtgtgcaacagcagcaatcaCTTTTATTTGATGCCACAGATGACGGCCACCGAAGAGGATTCATCGACTGTGCGTTTTAGTAGGCTGCAGAATGAGGAAACACTGTACTTGGTGTTCGCCAGGGACTCCAGGGATGCGGTGATCCAGTTGCAGGCACATAGAGCTCGCGGAAGACGCTACTCAAAGACCATATTCCTGCTCAGAAGGCATCAGTCCAATCGGgatgtaaaatatttctttaggCTTCTCTGGCAGCTGCAGTTCCGATCCGCTTTGGTGGTTGTTTCGGCACAAAAGTTCTACCAAATGGATCCGTATCCCACTATTAGGGTGATACGCATGCGGAGATTATCGGCCTATGATCCGTATCACCTGTTTCCGCTTCCCAGTCGGAGAAATTTTAGAGGCTATAGGATCCGCTTGCCCGTTCAGCAGGATGTACCGAATACCTTTTGGTACCAAAATCAAAGGACAAAAGCCTTTGAGTTGGATGGCTTGGGTGGAGTCCTTATCAGCCAGCTAATGAAGCATATAAATGTGACCTTGGATGTGTTCAGTTTCGCGGTTAATGGTTCCATTTTAATGAATATGACGGCACTGATGGATCTTATTGTGCAGGGCAAGGCTGAACTGAGTCCGCATTTGCACGATACCTTGCGTGCAAACAATCTGGTGGACTACTCCTATCCGGCACAGATTTCTCCACGCTGCTTCATGATCCCTTTGGACAATGAAATTTCTAGAAGTCT TTTGTCTTTGTGCGCCGTCTGA
- the LOC128259106 gene encoding protein phosphatase PTC7 homolog — protein MHSSLNWTSRLISRALRSSFSTLLETATGGGGGGAAAKSGTTKSGGSGAAAGCPRPRFVSVVCGFAKDNLRHKYKPGKYGEDSWFKASTESADVMGVADGVGGWRSYGIDPGEFSSFLMRTCERLVQCSHFNPKRPVNLLAYSYCELMEQKKPILGSSTACVLILNRETSTVHTANIGDSGFIVVRQGQVVHKSEEQQHYFNTPFQLSLPPPGHGPNVLSDSPESADTMSFPVRDGDVILIATDGVFDNVPEDLMLQVLSEVEGERDPVKLQMTANSLALMARTLSLNSEFLSPFALSARRNNIQARGGKPDDITVVLATVAM, from the coding sequence ATGCACTCGTCACTCAACTGGACCTCACGCCTGATCTCGCGCGCCCTGCGCAGCAGTTTCTCCACGCTCCTGGAGACGGCCACGggtggaggcggaggaggagcagcggcCAAATCGGGAACCACCAAATCAGGAGgatcaggagcagcagcaggatgcCCTCGACCTCGTTTCGTGTCAGTGGTTTGCGGTTTCGCCAAGGACAACCTGCGACACAAGTACAAACCGGGCAAATACGGCGAGGATTCCTGGTTCAAGGCCTCCACCGAGAGTGCCGATGTGATGGGCGTGGCAGATGGAGTGGGCGGCTGGCGAAGCTATGGGATCGATCCCGGCGAGTTCTCCTCGTTCCTAATGCGCACCTGCGAGCGCCTCGTCCAATGCAGTCACTTCAACCCCAAGCGTCCGGTCAACCTGCTCGCATACAGCTACTGCGAGCTGATGGAACAGAAGAAACCCATCCTGGGCAGCAGCACAGCCTGCGTGCTGATCCTGAACCGTGAGACGAGTACCGTACACACGGCCAACATCGGCGACAGCGGCTTCATTGTGGTACGGCAGGGCCAGGTGGTCCACAAGtcggaggagcagcagcactACTTTAACACACCCTTCCAACTATCACTGCCGCCGCCGGGACATGGTCCGAACGTCCTCAGTGACAGTCCCGAGTCGGCGGACACCATGAGCTTTCCAGTGAGGGACGGCGACGTCATCCTGATTGCCACCGACGGAGTGTTCGACAACGTGCCCGAGGATCTGATGCTGCAGGTGCTCAGCGAGGTGGAGGGCGAACGGGATCCCGTCAAGCTGCAGATGACGGCCAACAGCCTGGCGCTGATGGCGCGCACCCTGTCCCTCAACAGCGAGTTCCTCTCGCCCTTCGCCCTTAGCGCAAGGAGGAATAACATCCAGGCGCGAGGCGGCAAGCCCGATGATATCACCGTTGTCCTGGCCACCGTGGCGATGTGA
- the LOC128259102 gene encoding uncharacterized protein LOC128259102 isoform X1 gives MWSAVTNPSQFGLASTAEMFLQFPVLVLLLLGHHQIRASRESFVRASDLAQFLDRIGRVHRLPGITIVNSMGSISPSYLDELHRGLMCNSSNHFYLMPQMTATEEDSSTVRFSRLQNEETLYLVFARDSRDAVIQLQAHRARGRRYSKTIFLLRRHQSNRDVKYFFRLLWQLQFRSALVVVSAQKFYQMDPYPTIRVIRMRRLSAYDPYHLFPLPSRRNFRGYRIRLPVQQDVPNTFWYQNQRTKAFELDGLGGVLISQLMKHINVTLDVFSFAVNGSILMNMTALMDLIVQGKAELSPHLHDTLRANNLVDYSYPAQISPRCFMIPLDNEISRSLYVFLPFSLHVWICWLFTMLIVQFVFVRRLMPDIHLWGILGVPGAGAARCENRKPCRSITTFLILGGIFIMVQLYSTKLTSFLTVTLTRRPIGSLDGLFRLPHRILVLPSDVEAIVASLGHAEQFSSKFSLTDPQTFDRKRILMDPEYIYPISTIRWSFFDLQQRFLRKKRFFFSTICYGSFPYQYQLTVDSHLKDALHRFQLHVQQAGLQDLWLETSFRKAHLMGYLQDFSTLADLEQNLRLRPLALNLLVPAFSLFLCGLVGSGIAFLVEIRQSFGCFGQKQTPPTNRNPLGLMHTK, from the coding sequence ATGTGGAGTGCAGTAACAAATCCCAGTCAGTTTGGCTTGGCTTCAACCGCGGAAATGTTTCTGCAGTTCCCTGTGCTTGTGCTGCTCCTGTTGGGCCACCACCAAATCAGGGCCAGCAGGGAAAGCTTTGTGCGAGCCTCTGACCTGGCTCAGTTTCTGGACCGGATTGGCCGCGTTCACCGCCTGCCTGGCATTACCATAGTCAACAGCATGGGATCGATAAGTCCCAGCTATCTGGATGAACTGCATCGCGGACTGAtgtgcaacagcagcaatcaCTTTTATTTGATGCCACAGATGACGGCCACCGAAGAGGATTCATCGACTGTGCGTTTTAGTAGGCTGCAGAATGAGGAAACACTGTACTTGGTGTTCGCCAGGGACTCCAGGGATGCGGTGATCCAGTTGCAGGCACATAGAGCTCGCGGAAGACGCTACTCAAAGACCATATTCCTGCTCAGAAGGCATCAGTCCAATCGGgatgtaaaatatttctttaggCTTCTCTGGCAGCTGCAGTTCCGATCCGCTTTGGTGGTTGTTTCGGCACAAAAGTTCTACCAAATGGATCCGTATCCCACTATTAGGGTGATACGCATGCGGAGATTATCGGCCTATGATCCGTATCACCTGTTTCCGCTTCCCAGTCGGAGAAATTTTAGAGGCTATAGGATCCGCTTGCCCGTTCAGCAGGATGTACCGAATACCTTTTGGTACCAAAATCAAAGGACAAAAGCCTTTGAGTTGGATGGCTTGGGTGGAGTCCTTATCAGCCAGCTAATGAAGCATATAAATGTGACCTTGGATGTGTTCAGTTTCGCGGTTAATGGTTCCATTTTAATGAATATGACGGCACTGATGGATCTTATTGTGCAGGGCAAGGCTGAACTGAGTCCGCATTTGCACGATACCTTGCGTGCAAACAATCTGGTGGACTACTCCTATCCGGCACAGATTTCTCCACGCTGCTTCATGATCCCTTTGGACAATGAAATTTCTAGAAGTCTGTATGTGTTCCTGCCTTTCAGTTTGCACGTGTGGATTTGCTGGCTATTCACCATGCTCATTGTGCAGTTTGTCTTTGTGCGCCGTCTGATGCCGGATATCCATCTTTGGGGGATATTGGGAGTGCCAGGAGCTGGTGCAGCTAGATGTGAAAACAGGAAACCTTGCAGAAGTATCACTACTTTTCTGATCCTAGGAGGGATCTTCATCATGGTCCAATTGTATAGTACCAAACTCACCTCTTTTCTGACCGTAACTCTTACGAGAAGACCAATTGGGAGTTTAGATGGGCTGTTTCGGCTACCCCATCGCATTCTGGTCTTACCCTCCGATGTGGAGGCCATTGTGGCTTCCCTTGGACATGCTGAGCAGTTTAGTTCAAAGTTCAGCCTTACAGATCCACAGACTTTCGACCGGAAGAGAATCTTAATGGATCCGGAGTACATCTACCCAATCAGTACTATTCGCTGGAGTTTTTTCGATTTGCAGCAGCGTTTCCTGCGCAAGAAGCGCTTCTTTTTCTCCACGATCTGCTATGGCTCCTTTCCGTATCAATATCAGCTCACAGTGGACTCACATCTCAAGGATGCACTTCATCGATTCCAGCTACACGTTCAGCAGGCCGGCTTGCAAGACCTTTGGCTGGAGACTAGCTTTCGAAAGGCTCATCTAATGGGGTATTTGCAGGATTTCTCCACATTGGCCGACCTGGAGCAGAACCTACGTCTTAGACCATTGGCCCTCAATCTTCTAGTGCCCGCCTTCAGTCTGTTTCTGTGCGGACTGGTGGGCAGCGGCATTGCCTTTCTGGTGGAGATCCGCCAGAGCTTCGGGTGCTTCGGACAAAAGCAGACACCGCCCACTAACCGCAACCCCCTGGGATTAATGCATACGAAGTAG